Below is a genomic region from Candidatus Cloacimonadota bacterium.
CTGGCACTGGGTGGTTCACAATGTTTCTTTGCTGTGCCTTTATCAACACAACTGTATCATTGGCAATGATTCTAACATCAGCCGTATTATTATGCTTAACAAACATCTGCGTTGAGGCAATTAACCTGTCATCAGCATTCTCAACATTTAGACTTGCATCAAGTTTTGCCAATTGGTCACAGGAGTAAAAAGGGGAAAATCGAATAGTGACACTCGGTTTTTCAGAAACTTGATAAGAGTTATTATGGTTTGAGTGCATTTTTCTGAACAAACTGTTGTATTTTCTCGCTTGAGATGATCTTCGTCGATTCGAGTCAGTTTTGAATTTATCTATCTCTTTTATAACTGGCTCTGATAACAACAACTCAAGCTCATCAAAAGCTCCAATCAGATCTGCAAAGTTTATCTGATTCAGGTCTCTGCATTGGACAAGAAAATTGGTGTCAAAGAAGGCGTATATTTTACGAGTAGTGCTCATTGCATCTCCTAACTAATAAAAGTAATCTAGTTTGCAGTAAAAGTGAGTGTTCTTCTTATGAATCCATTCAATGCTCCATCATTTATATCTGCTGTTTGCCAATTTGGATTTGTATCGTGGTGAAATCTGTTTGCAAATTCCTTGATATCATCTAATTCATTAATCTGCAACTCGTTCAATATCTGCTCAGGTGATCCAATTCTGTCTCTGCAAACATGTATAAAAGGTCCCAGATGTGTCCCAGGTACAAAATACTTCGGGCATCGCACTCTTAAGTATCCTTCAAGATAAGGTCTTATAGCAATTGCAACTTCCCTAATGTTTACTCTTTCCCCGTTAACATAGGCATCTAATAACCCAAACAACCTATCATGCTCCGTATATGAGTCATCATCCACATTCCAGTCAATTATTGTTGAGTTTCTTCCATCTCTGATTATCTGTAATGATGCTCTGTTATCTCGATCTGCACGTGCCCAGATATTACACAAAAATGATTTACTGTGAGACGAGACAATCACTTGATTAGCTTGATTAGCAAACCTACGAATCTCTTGAGCAGTTTGTAGAGTCCTATGCTCATCAAGAGTTGAAACTGGGTCATCAATAATGATAATTTTGTTCCCAAGATTGGGGTCATCTCTCAGAGTAGCAAAGAAAAAGGCTAGGGCCAAGGAATTACGATCTCCCGAACTGAGAGTGTTATGAAACGCTTGAGCTCCTGGTTCTGAGGTTATTGACACAGGAGTGTTACTTATCGACACTCCGTAATTACATGTCGATCCAGCACGAATATTGGCAGGTGTAACATTGCACAGTCGAAATCCAGCATGAAATATTTGCAGATAGTCGTTAACTGCTGTCTCAAATCTCGGAAACACACTATCCCGGTAGTTCTGAAGATTTGTTCTTGCCCTAACTCTCAAACTTTCAGTTGTTAGCTTGTTAGTTTTCTCTTGTAGGTAGCTCTCGCAGGTCTGTGATAAATCATGCGAGTAACGAGATTTTATTGCTTTAAGTCTACTGAGATCTCTATTTAGTGGTGAGACATTAGCACTTTCTGTTCTTTGTTTGATAGCATTTATCTCTTCATTTATCTGCGCTACGTGCCGGTTATGATCATCAATTCTATGGCGATTAGCTTCGTAATCTGAGAATAAAGCAAGCTCATCATCGGTACAAGTTACGATATCTAAAGGAGATGCC
It encodes:
- a CDS encoding AAA family ATPase; this encodes MIEKINYIDNTGLFVRMSGAANVDLKRLNLIYAENGRGKTTLSAILRSLMTGEPIHINERSSIGSQSNPHVVLTCEGNQTVQFQNGTWTRTIPEIVIYDDVFVANNVCSGLMVDPSHRQNLHELIIGEQGVSLNRQLNDYIQQIEDHNRELQRLSGLIPTESRHGYSVDDFCSLPNEDDIDAKITGAERNLLAAQNAAEISSAALFTLIQLPEFNLSAYTDLLASSLDTLDSTALQLVKDHFGKYSISPEHWISQGMSFLQSVPVESDDEFCPFCSQPLERSSILMHYRAYFSAEYKQLIKGISETCTKLDTQCGEERLIAFERAIRSYNEKRLYWSKFTSVPEIIFDSDSVVRSWKTLRDMINSKLMIKQASPLDIVTCTDDELALFSDYEANRHRIDDHNRHVAQINEEINAIKQRTESANVSPLNRDLSRLKAIKSRYSHDLSQTCESYLQEKTNKLTTESLRVRARTNLQNYRDSVFPRFETAVNDYLQIFHAGFRLCNVTPANIRAGSTCNYGVSISNTPVSITSEPGAQAFHNTLSSGDRNSLALAFFFATLRDDPNLGNKIIIIDDPVSTLDEHRTLQTAQEIRRFANQANQVIVSSHSKSFLCNIWARADRDNRASLQIIRDGRNSTIIDWNVDDDSYTEHDRLFGLLDAYVNGERVNIREVAIAIRPYLEGYLRVRCPKYFVPGTHLGPFIHVCRDRIGSPEQILNELQINELDDIKEFANRFHHDTNPNWQTADINDGALNGFIRRTLTFTAN